The genomic window TCGTTCCGTCAAGCAGCTCTGCACTGTCTGCCACAAACGGGACTTCCTGTTGGCCAAATTTTTAAATTCCAATTGCCATTCCATTTCcgacgtctatccatggcctcctcttgtgccaccctcattgtggaggagcaacaccttttattctgactggaTACCCTTCAGcctcaaacaaaagaaaatcggcagacgctggaaatcctagcaacacacacaaaatgctggagaaactcagcaagctagtcatctatggaagagtacagtcgatgtttcaggctgagatccttcagcagggctccaacctgatggtatgattatcgatttctctttccagtGAACAAAATTTCCCcacttccctccattccccactctgacctgtttacttctcacctgcccatcacttccctccttccctttctattGTCCTTTTAGGTCAGATCTTCTCTAGCCCTtgtcctttcccactcacctagcttcacctaacATCTTCCAGCTAGCTtctttccctttcccccaccttttaattcaagcatcttcccccccccccccgccccaacctcccacttccctctcagtcctaaaGACATGTCTCAGCCCAAGACATCAActgttttactcttttccatagtttgGTGTcagctgctttggatttccagcatctgcaggttttcttgtgCTTATGTTTTCAACTCCTTAAGTGGAAAGAAGTTCTTAAATGGATGAAGGTGATGGTGAGGTATCCTCTAACTGCTCGAGTCATGATAAAGTAACCCATTTCCCCAACAGCACCTTGATCCAGCATATGAACCTGTGGCCCTGCAACAACTCTCAGACacatcctcttacttaccccttgaacaggGCCCCACTCAGGAACagcaggccattgtctcccacagcATCACCAACCTTAGGAACTCtgaggatctcccatccactgccaccaacttcaTAGTTTCCTCACCCGCACCTCCCATTTCCATCTCCTacacaagatccacaaacctgcctgtccaggtagataCATTGCCTTTGCTTgtttctgccccactgaacttacatctgcatacctcaactcaGTTTTCTCCCCCCTGCTCAGTCCCTTCCTAGCTACATCCATGACATGCTCTTACATTCATACattcacatgctcttgatcttttcaatgattttaagttccctggcccccctctattttcactatggatgtgcAGTCCCcatacacctccaactcctcaccaggaaggtctcaaatctctgtttctttctggccACCAGACCAAActggttcccctccaccaccactctcctccatctggcagaacttgtcctcactctcctCCCACTTGCTTCCATTTGTTCCAAACCTACACTAGTATCACACCCCACCTTTTTCTatgctacatcaacgactgcatcgatgctgcttcctgcacccatgcagagcttgtcgacttcatcaactttgtctccagtttccaccctgtccttaaatttaCCTGACCATTTCCAGCACCATATATCTTTTCTATGTCTCCAGAGACAGTTtacctactgatgtctattataaacccactgattcccaCACCTACTTGAACGATACCTCCTTAACCCTGTGACTTGTAAAaataccatccccttctctcaataccTTTGTCTccattgcatctgctctcaggatgaggctgttCATActagaactaaggagatgtccttcttcatagaaagtggcttcccttccttcaccaaaCACCGTCCTGAAATGTACCTCTTCCCTTTCGCAcgtctgccctcactccatcctcctgccacctatCAGGGATCGAGTTCCTCTTGTACTTACCTAacaccccaccaccctctgcattcagcacataattctctgtaacttccaccatctccaatggaatCCCACCAACCAGatatttcccttcctccactttctgctttccgcagggatcgctccatatgcttgtccattcatccttccccacttatctccctccaggcatttgtccttgcaagcagaacgagtgctacacatgcccctacacctcctcccttaccaccattaAGGGCCCTAAATAGTCCTTCTAAGTGAGGCAACATCTTCGCCAGAGAGTCTGTTGGTGTTATATACTGTGTTccgtgctcccagtgtggctgcCTGtatattgggagaccacttcaccaggCACTTACACTTAACCTGCCAGAAAAAGAGGGATCTCTGAGTAGCCacttcctattccaacatgtagGTCTATGGCCTCCTTGATGAGGCTatgctcaagttggaggagccaCATCAaaattctgcctgggtagcctccaacctgaaggcatgaacatcaaaCTATTGAACTTACAGTAAGGCCCTTCCCCcactcatctccttacctgcccatcacttccctcttgtGCTactcttccttttctttcttccatggctctgtcctctcctatcaaatcccATTCTTCAGCCCCATTATCTTTTACctattaacttcccagctctttacatcacCCCTCCACTTTCCCAGTTCCatctttcaccttgtgtttcttcctccccttccccaccttcttactccaaCTCTTTTTctcttctagtcctgatgaagggtcttggcccgaaatgtcaactatactctttaccatagatgctgcctggcctgctgagttcctccagtattgtgttttggatttccagcatttgcagattttctcatctatgatttttttttgcccaCTTCTACAATGTACATTTTGGAGAGTTTTAAAGTGGTATTGTTTCCAAGCCACTTTCAGTAGAGATAAATTTGGAAATTGTATGTGAAGGGTACAATCTTGCATTCAGTTTCCAAGGCTGAAACCATGAGTGGGCTTCACAAATATATTTTAAACTTTTTCAAGCATGCTTGGATTAGATGTGGTAAAATGACCTGATTCTGCACTATACTCTTAAGCatgccacatttctgctgaaCATACAAGCAAAAATCTACAATGCCCATTTAGGTAGCATGAAATATAGATAGTGATCAGTTAGCAGTGGCAGGTTCTAAGTACCATACATCCTTTCCGATAAACCATTGGGTTGTTTTTAATGAAAATATAAGAGTGAATTTAGGAATTAATTCAGGAGTTTTAAAGCTGCTGAATCAGTGTTAAAACAGTATTACCATGGAACAAAGTCAACTCATATCAATTTTGTTTGTCCTGTTTTAAGTACAGTACTGAGCAATCAGTGCCAATTCTTTCAAATTATTTTCCAAGTACCTCTCCAAATTCATTTTTGAGACCCAGGTTTAAATAGTCAGTTCTAAAATCTTAACTACCGTGCAAGCACTTTGATGGTTTTGCTTTACAGGTGCATGCTGTCTGAATCAATTGAGATTTATCAAATCTCAGCTGCGATCAAGCAAATTGCACATGATTTAGGAATTTGACTGAGAAATTAAtgcttggaaaatgcatgatcacaCCAAATCCATGCCTAATTGTATCTGGATAGTATTTTATTGAAGGATGATTCTAATCTTTATCAGCTATACCATTCAAATAATTTAAACACACATTTAGTGCATTTTCCTCTTTTATTTTCAAGTCAGATATTTGACAAGGACATAAATCTGAACAGGAAGTACAATCAagaataaggcaaaacaattctACACCAATCAGCATCACACAGGACTCTTGGTACTACTTAAGATAGAACAGAAAAAAAACCGGAATAAAATCTGAACATTAAATCGAAGTTTTGTCCTTTGGATAAATTTTTCATAATACCAAGCTATAGATTCCACTCTAAGCTTTACAGCAATCAAATATTGCAAAATACCAGACTGATTAGATGACTTTTCAGCAAATTTAGCTTTAAGAGGAGCCATCTAAACTAAATAAGACAACATACTCAAACTTGCACATTGAGTGCTCTCACCATTATACCATTATCTCCAATACAAAAAGCTGCATTTTATAGGACATAATCTTAAATTAATCTAAGAGTAGTTTTCTTTTTGAACTGAACTACTTTGATCAGATTATACTGAGTGTGGTACATTTTCCCTTCCTATTGTACTGCAAACCACACTAAGATGACAATTTTAAAAGATTTTAGTTTAAAAATAAGTTTCAGAAAAGGCATTTCATTTATGATCCACTTTTATACTTTGTTCCCTGCCACCTATCTTGCACTTACTCCAAACATGTGCAAAGTGTGCCAACATGACTGGAAAAATATAAATATGAGAAAAGCAGTATTTTGGAAGGCATGCAATATAATCCAATAGATGTAAATTTTGCCAAAAGAATGAATAGAAGCTTTAGACTTCTTTAGTCATCTTTGTCTTTAGCACCATGTTTCAGTATACGGGTAAACTCAATATAGTTGAAGTTGCTCTTGCTGTCAATTGGTGCTTCACGGAAAAGTTCATCAACTTCCTCATCAGTAAATCGATCTCCCATTGTTGTCAGCAGATCTCTCAGGTAGTCTTCCTGGATATAACCTGTAAAAGTATTTGCAACAATAAAAAGCAAATTGGTTTTTCATTAGAACACAATTAGCATAACTTGCAAAATGCCTTCATAGATGCTCATACGTTTTTAACCTCAGAGACAACACTAAGCACCCCAAGAGTCAGCTtcttcaaacaaaaaaaaactcaaggtATTCACATTGCTTCTAGGAGCACAGTACAAAAATAACATTTACAAAGTATGGGTATGGGAAATGTTACCCATTTCCTTATTCAGATATTTGAGAAAGGAGGAGTGGGTGAATTAAGATTTTCTAGGAAATTATGAACAGAAATCCACAAATAAATCTAAAATTTATTTCAATATCCTTACCTTCTCCCAATTATTACACATCACTTCTACCAAGGCCAGATGCTCCATGAACAGCAGTGTGACGCATCTAAAATTTGGCTCTGATGTTTGAACGTTCCCCCCATTTATATaatgtctgcactattgttccttttaccaaaatgcatcatacatttcccaacactgtattccatctgccactttttgtccATTattctgctgcaatcacattgcttcctcaacactacctactcctccacccatcttcgtaCCTTCTGCCAACCTTGCCTCAAAGCCAGCAGTTCAATTATCTAAACCattaacaatgtgaaaagtagagggatcagtattgggacccgaggaacagcactaatcactggcagccaaccagaaaaggccccttttattcccactcacgaTTCCCTGcccatcagccattcctctatccacaccagtatctttcctgtaataccacaggattttgttttgttaagcagccttgtgtggcacctcatcaaatgccttcagAAAAACCAAGTGAATGACACACACTACTTCTCCTTCGTCCACCTAGCTTGTCACTTccttgtcaggcaaggtttcaccttcacagaaaccatgctgactgacttattttatcattagtttccaagtaccctgaaacctcacccttaatggtttccaacaatttcccaaccactggcctggctaactggcctataatttcctttcttttgtcttctttccttccttcttaaaagagtagagtgacatttgcaatcgaGTCCTGAGATCATggcagaatcaaatgattcttgaaagatcatgactgataCATCAGAAATCTCtttagcaacctctctcaggactcttaggatgcagcccatctggtccagatgacttatccacctaaGACCTTTGAAGTTGCCtagcattttttcctttgtaatagcaatggcattcactcTTGCGCCATGACACCCACAGACCTTTGACACACTgcttgtctttcacagtgaagactgatgcatttAGTATTTGTGCCATttctgtcccccattactacctcaccggcatcattttccagcagtccaacatCAACTCTTACCTCTTTACACTTCATGTAACTAAAAAGAACATTtagtatcttgctttatattattggcttgttTGCCatcatttcattttttcccttcttatagctttttagttgacTTGTTGGAACTtaagtttcccaatcatccaacttcccactcacttttgctatcttatatgccctttccttggcttttatgcagtccttaacccCACGGTtgtctacccctgccatttgagaacaaatACTTGTGTGGGATATgcatatcctgcaccttgtgaactattcccaggaaCTTCAGCCACTGCTCTTCTGTCACCTCCAGTTCATATGgcaagctcctccctcatgcctcttcttcacaaattcaatcatattacgatcactgcctcccaagagTTCCTTTACACTGAGTCCCCTCACAAGATCCAGGTCATTATACAACACTCAATCCAAGATGGCcattcccctagtaggctcaagcacaagttgcACTAAAAAGCCATTTTGCAGGTATTCAACAAATTTCCTCTTGCGATctcacaccaacctgattttccccaattcccttgaatattgaaatcccccattacaattgtgacattacctattacatgccttttctacctccctTTGCAAACTCAACCTCTCATcttgtttggaggcctatatgattcccataatagtTTTTTTAAACCCTTGCAGTTCAACTCGCATTAGTGTTAGGGTTAACCCTAATCCTAATGCGAGATTCAATATTCTCTGACTGTTAATTCTATCTGAAGACATAATTCCATCTCTGACCAAgaaagccacaccaccacctatgccttcctgcctgtcctttcgatacaaagtatattctttgatgttaagctcagAACTATagctttctttcagccatgacttagtgatgcccacaacatcataccaaccaatctctaattgcgccacatGTTTGTCCACCTTATACCGAATGCTATGTGTATTTAAATACagtaccttcagtcctgcattcttcactctTTTGAACTTTGCTTCCGTGGTACTTTTGCTGTCTGCACTTGTAtctaatcattggcttgtccttcctaactttcatgttacacccatcatccacatgtaaacctgctggcacatccttagctctatcatactggttcccatcctcatgcaatattagtttaaaccacgcccaacagctctagtaaatgtCCTGCAATAATATTGCCCcctccactccccaccccccccccagattcaagtgcaacctgtcccttttggtCACATCTACCTCAGAAGTAgttccaattatccagaaatctgaatccctaccctccgctccaattcttcagccactcaatgtatggactcattttcaagggctcTGTAActtacattctcaatatttattttctcatttgtatttgcacacattGCTATCCTTCACACATtagttgtccatcctgttgggtgtaatctttctttgattctattgtgtttcttggatttaatgTGCATGTCCacatgaatgtcagggttgtatttggtgacatacacagactttgataataagtttattttgcaCTTCAAAgtgcttcaaaaaattcagtactCAAGTGGGTGTCAGGAAACTTGCCTTAAGAGAAACACATGCAAAACAACGTGCTTCCCAGATGTACTGGGAATTATGTAGGGATCTGGGTTTCTGACACCTCCCATGTCTACTTCAAATGGATGCATCTGTGGCAACTTGCAACTGTGAAGGCACAGGAACAATTCTGCCAGTCACGAAGGGCAAGGTAGCAGTGCCTCAAAGGTTTTCCTAATTACCTGTTCCTTCTTCATCAAAGCAGGCAAAAGCATTTCTGATTACATCTTCAGGATCTGTTCCATTGAGTTTTTCACCAAACATTGTCAAAAACATGGTGAAATTGATGGGCCCTGGGGCTTCATTCATCATTGCTTCTAGGTACTCATCAGTTGGGTTCTTCCCTGCAAAAGATTTATATATTGAGTTGCACTTGTCATAAAAGCAGTATATTCATAATGATATCCTAATGGAAATCACAATGTGTCAGAGGAATAAATTCAGACTGCACATAGCATTCAAGCATTGGAAAATATTACTTGCTAAAGAGACCAAGCTTTCTTTTCAATTCTTCAAATAGAATTATAACACCACTGAATCTTCCAATTGGTCCATTTCAGTTAGCTACTGGAAATATTAAACTTGAGCTCTCTGCATTTAATGTTTAGGACTCTAGCTGGATGCAATATTTTCACAAAAAGGGGAAATAAAGAACATTACAAAACAAGAGATGTGAACTAATTCTTGTTAAGGAATGAAGCAATCCAGTTGGCAACCGAACAGATAGTTTTAAAATGAGTAAACAATTATTCAGTTATCTTGAGTTAACTCCAACAAAATGGCAAAataattacaaaggaaaatgttaAAATTACCAAGAGA from Hypanus sabinus isolate sHypSab1 chromosome 1, sHypSab1.hap1, whole genome shotgun sequence includes these protein-coding regions:
- the LOC132399323 gene encoding myosin regulatory light chain 2, smooth muscle minor isoform, with the translated sequence MSSKKAKGKTTKKRPQRATSNVFAMFDQSQIQEFKEAFNMIDQNRDGFIDKEDLHDMLASLGKNPTDEYLEAMMNEAPGPINFTMFLTMFGEKLNGTDPEDVIRNAFACFDEEGTGYIQEDYLRDLLTTMGDRFTDEEVDELFREAPIDSKSNFNYIEFTRILKHGAKDKDD